One region of Paenibacillus polymyxa M1 genomic DNA includes:
- a CDS encoding helix-turn-helix domain-containing protein, whose amino-acid sequence MPLQEQTSLWSDTTIKMLDEFSGTLQTGSVLRETELTSNVLLLAYGGEGELAMNGEVCHIGAFFAGHVVKGTSLTLTARSDDIYYIVIMYKASSMEGASLVLPSYRKHPLRTSFVQNSVTQAEWIENAEKIVAKWRRGEGMERFHANALLQGMIYELVMDYEHGQGGEASDMVDVVASYIASHYRQNLELKELAALAGCSLRQLQRRFKQEKQLGLTEYVIQLRMESASRMLRHTDAPIGEIADRMGYRDMYYFSRAFKKYYSVPPLRYRLDAASKTDIDYAHSLQRNRTASSYESAQGSVICHMRGEYYVIGSPKRIAVLDVQYADHLLALGLSPAGSVGLANAVLHFPQTIRAGLQNTELLGTYEYPDLLAVERLSPDLIICTEVHEPHYEQLSRIAPVLMFKRNENWQTILTLFGELTGKREEAKRIIADYHRRTTLLSEELAPVLAGKSVALIRPLDSLVRVHSASHRTGAVLYHDLGLPVPLFVAGTSDTAYHISVDRLPAVHASHYFLLSHELMQEGISATEQRVWGMLDTVERQHIHSVDAATWIGCYGPTGINGIVDQIAQALLA is encoded by the coding sequence ATGCCGCTACAAGAACAGACAAGTCTATGGAGTGATACAACGATCAAGATGCTTGACGAGTTTAGCGGTACTTTGCAGACAGGCAGTGTTCTTCGCGAAACGGAATTAACTTCGAATGTGTTGTTGCTGGCATATGGAGGGGAAGGGGAGCTTGCAATGAATGGTGAGGTTTGCCACATTGGAGCTTTTTTTGCTGGTCATGTTGTTAAGGGAACATCCTTAACGCTGACGGCCAGATCAGACGACATTTATTATATCGTGATCATGTACAAGGCTTCTTCCATGGAGGGAGCCTCTCTTGTTTTGCCTTCATATCGCAAACACCCGTTGCGCACTTCATTTGTGCAAAATTCGGTAACCCAAGCAGAATGGATCGAGAATGCAGAAAAAATCGTTGCCAAATGGCGTCGTGGCGAAGGAATGGAACGTTTTCATGCCAATGCGTTGCTTCAGGGTATGATCTACGAACTGGTCATGGATTACGAACATGGTCAGGGAGGAGAAGCGTCTGACATGGTGGATGTTGTCGCTTCATATATAGCGTCGCATTATCGCCAGAATCTGGAGCTTAAAGAGCTGGCAGCCCTTGCTGGATGCAGCTTAAGACAGCTGCAGCGACGATTTAAACAAGAGAAGCAGCTCGGACTGACTGAGTATGTCATTCAGTTGCGCATGGAGAGTGCATCGCGGATGCTGCGTCACACGGATGCTCCCATCGGTGAAATTGCTGACAGAATGGGCTATCGCGACATGTATTATTTCAGTAGGGCGTTTAAGAAATATTATAGCGTCCCTCCGCTGCGTTATAGGCTTGATGCCGCTTCGAAAACAGATATAGACTATGCTCATTCCTTGCAGCGGAATCGCACAGCTTCTTCATATGAGTCGGCCCAAGGCTCGGTGATATGCCATATGCGAGGGGAATACTATGTTATCGGATCTCCGAAGCGTATCGCTGTACTCGATGTGCAATATGCCGATCATTTGCTTGCGCTGGGGCTCTCTCCAGCAGGTAGTGTAGGACTAGCCAATGCAGTGTTACATTTTCCTCAAACGATCAGGGCAGGACTTCAGAATACTGAATTACTCGGAACATATGAGTACCCCGACCTGCTTGCAGTGGAACGACTATCTCCGGATCTAATTATTTGCACCGAGGTACATGAGCCGCACTATGAACAGTTAAGCCGGATCGCTCCAGTTCTCATGTTTAAGCGCAATGAAAACTGGCAGACTATTCTGACTCTGTTCGGTGAACTGACAGGCAAACGAGAAGAGGCAAAGCGTATTATAGCGGATTATCACCGACGAACCACATTGCTGTCCGAAGAACTTGCTCCCGTTCTGGCAGGCAAGAGCGTGGCACTGATCCGTCCGCTGGATTCTCTGGTTCGCGTGCATTCTGCCTCTCATCGTACAGGGGCTGTGCTGTACCATGATCTAGGTCTGCCTGTTCCGTTATTCGTGGCAGGTACCTCTGACACAGCCTATCACATCTCAGTTGACAGACTACCGGCTGTACATGCCAGCCATTACTTCTTGCTTAGCCATGAACTCATGCAGGAGGGAATATCCGCGACAGAGCAACGTGTCTGGGGAATGCTTGATACCGTTGAGCGCCAGCACATACACTCGGTCGATGCCGCGACATGGATCGGCTGTTATGGACCCACAGGCATCAATGGCATTGTGGATCAGATCGCTCAGGCTTTGTTGGCTTGA
- a CDS encoding (2Fe-2S)-binding protein, giving the protein MDHYLSTDLWRQTVEEHSIRLGEPSEDNVRIIALSQLHEEAACREYLSWLQEYIGAPDMRVAASMLAKRIGYLWIAPLLTAMTVHHQHVSFRLDNSFLYHPTLTANEGGTHFPFLAMNGLRAEALTGDREVWREKVVKEMFALHLAPLLKTLAAIAPLSMSILWENIMIRIVPLYTPEVDNAEQESQHIIQADFSYLTQGAPGHLFGVKRNPFTRFTKNKDSIPAVKSKRTTCCFYYQMSGEYCRKCPKIDNENKSQLK; this is encoded by the coding sequence ATGGACCATTATCTATCGACTGACTTATGGCGGCAAACGGTGGAAGAACACTCGATTCGGCTTGGTGAGCCATCTGAAGATAATGTCCGTATTATTGCTTTGAGTCAACTACATGAAGAAGCTGCATGCCGAGAGTATTTAAGCTGGCTTCAAGAGTATATTGGTGCGCCTGACATGAGGGTAGCTGCTTCGATGTTAGCTAAGCGAATCGGCTACCTGTGGATTGCTCCGTTGCTGACAGCGATGACCGTTCATCATCAGCATGTTTCTTTTCGGCTAGACAACAGCTTTCTCTATCATCCGACGCTCACAGCTAATGAGGGGGGGACGCATTTTCCTTTTCTAGCTATGAACGGGCTTCGGGCAGAAGCACTAACTGGAGACAGGGAAGTGTGGCGGGAAAAGGTGGTAAAGGAGATGTTTGCGTTACACCTTGCACCGCTGTTAAAGACGCTTGCTGCGATTGCTCCTCTTTCGATGAGTATCCTTTGGGAGAATATCATGATACGCATTGTCCCATTATATACTCCTGAAGTAGACAATGCTGAGCAAGAAAGTCAGCACATCATCCAGGCAGATTTTTCATATCTGACGCAAGGAGCGCCCGGGCATTTGTTCGGTGTAAAAAGAAATCCGTTCACCCGGTTCACAAAAAATAAGGACAGCATTCCAGCCGTGAAAAGCAAGCGTACCACCTGTTGTTTTTATTACCAGATGTCAGGGGAATATTGCAGAAAATGTCCGAAAATTGACAATGAGAATAAATCTCAATTAAAATGA
- a CDS encoding TetR/AcrR family transcriptional regulator, whose product MDRRIQKSRQAIIDAFMRLMSEKEFERITINQIAEEANVNRGTVYLHFADKYDLRDQCMEAQIKELLRNCMSEDNFFHLPSKTALLRTFEYLEQHASFYSIMLTNKGSTVFRNQIETMFRQSLCKHLDSINLDQDMNRDITVQFLISAAVGVLEWWITRSVPYPASVIVEQFWKLLNCGVEGNEPTSSI is encoded by the coding sequence ATGGACAGGCGTATTCAAAAATCGAGGCAAGCCATTATTGATGCTTTTATGAGGCTGATGTCAGAAAAGGAATTCGAGAGAATTACGATCAATCAAATTGCGGAGGAAGCGAATGTCAATCGCGGAACGGTTTATTTGCATTTCGCTGATAAGTACGATCTGCGCGATCAATGCATGGAAGCTCAAATTAAAGAGTTACTACGCAATTGTATGTCTGAAGATAACTTCTTTCATCTCCCTTCCAAAACCGCACTACTGCGTACGTTTGAATATTTGGAGCAGCATGCTTCATTCTACTCTATAATGCTGACGAACAAGGGAAGTACGGTTTTTCGAAACCAAATAGAGACAATGTTCCGGCAAAGTCTGTGCAAGCATCTGGATTCGATCAACCTCGATCAGGATATGAACAGGGACATTACGGTGCAATTTTTAATTTCAGCGGCAGTGGGGGTATTGGAATGGTGGATTACCCGTTCGGTGCCGTATCCGGCATCGGTCATAGTTGAACAATTTTGGAAATTGCTGAATTGTGGTGTCGAGGGAAACGAACCAACATCGTCCATTTGA
- a CDS encoding SDR family oxidoreductase translates to MKLTGNTIFITGGGSGIGRALAEALHNLGNKVIISGRRKERLEETIKANPGMSAVELNVQDPASIKATAKQLIEKYPDVNVLINNAGIIQSDDAAGVIDEDVLISTVTTNLLGPIRLTSAFIEHLKAKEEAVVINTTSILGFVPLATTAVYSATKAALHTYTLSQRYMLKDTSVKVIEIVPPWVQSNNDEPRAMPLDSFIDATIKILGTDTDEVLVEEAKMFRNNPGPNEGVFVTQLNDTMNSEPPKIH, encoded by the coding sequence TTGAAACTTACAGGAAACACGATTTTTATTACAGGCGGCGGTTCGGGAATTGGACGTGCGTTAGCAGAAGCTCTCCACAATCTTGGAAATAAAGTTATTATCTCCGGTCGACGTAAAGAGCGTCTGGAGGAGACGATTAAAGCTAATCCCGGCATGTCCGCAGTGGAATTGAATGTACAAGATCCTGCCAGCATAAAGGCGACCGCCAAGCAGTTAATCGAAAAATACCCGGATGTTAATGTCTTGATTAACAACGCCGGCATCATACAGTCCGATGACGCGGCGGGCGTGATCGATGAGGATGTTTTGATTTCGACTGTCACTACAAACTTGCTTGGCCCCATTCGGTTGACTTCTGCATTCATCGAGCATTTGAAGGCCAAAGAAGAAGCGGTTGTCATCAACACGACTTCAATACTTGGATTTGTACCGTTAGCGACAACTGCTGTATACTCCGCGACGAAGGCAGCACTTCACACCTATACGCTGTCCCAAAGGTACATGCTTAAAGACACATCGGTAAAAGTAATAGAAATTGTGCCTCCATGGGTTCAAAGCAACAACGATGAACCGCGTGCGATGCCACTTGATTCATTCATTGATGCAACAATAAAGATACTTGGTACGGATACAGACGAAGTTCTGGTGGAAGAAGCGAAAATGTTTCGAAATAACCCTGGCCCGAACGAAGGTGTTTTTGTGACCCAGCTTAACGATACGATGAATTCTGAACCTCCAAAGATCCATTGA
- a CDS encoding retropepsin-like aspartic protease, which produces MKIEYRDGLLFTEITVHFNGEKKVINNIVIDTGASHTLISQDEVDDIGIQVGMDDEIITSYGIGGKEHAFSKRIKGIQVGDFILRDVLIDFTSFKYHNINGLLGLDILVKGKFNVDLENFKLSRS; this is translated from the coding sequence ATGAAAATTGAATATAGGGATGGGCTGTTGTTCACCGAAATAACAGTCCATTTTAATGGAGAAAAGAAAGTCATAAATAACATAGTTATTGACACAGGAGCAAGCCATACCTTGATTTCACAGGATGAAGTAGATGATATTGGGATTCAGGTCGGGATGGATGACGAAATCATAACAAGTTACGGAATTGGAGGGAAAGAACACGCATTTTCCAAACGGATCAAGGGAATACAGGTAGGAGATTTTATTTTAAGAGATGTACTCATAGATTTTACTTCATTTAAATATCACAATATCAACGGATTATTGGGATTAGACATATTGGTAAAAGGCAAATTCAATGTAGATCTAGAGAACTTTAAACTCTCTCGTTCATAA
- a CDS encoding caspase family protein, with translation MNSGFHGNTFAVIIAVENYQFRIKTVDYARNDAIAFQQWLINNLKVPQENIKLWLDVDATKSALNEELQYEISNLTESDRFIFYYAGHGFYDGGYNKITTWDTHPNNIQETTVSLNRILMEPLRNSRCNQCLIFIDACASYIDEQLVSRDFIADMNTKEFSDFVRSSNYRAMFLSCSRGEKSYGSPELGHGIWTHFLIKALNGEAPEAVERERFITSTSLQNYLSKIVPDYIKSSTDIRGTQKPWAEVSSSNTFIIFEVSGASSEGSNNYIDSIFIPERLIIDFENDLIIAYLRGLENDGRHFLMYDYEGLKEIDVEAYCIRISKLKNEIRKILEEIMDFLMEYEWEEEVIFERSDDKFNISAFLYEDDKTREITVSLGLSLKISGLHPMGDTIFDSEFDVANDELKIYTDSSDYNVEEVEIQEIFSDCWDEIRRYFLLEKEIEKELLNEIDE, from the coding sequence ATGAATTCAGGATTTCATGGGAATACATTCGCAGTAATAATAGCAGTGGAAAATTATCAATTTAGAATCAAGACAGTTGATTATGCGAGGAATGATGCAATAGCATTTCAACAATGGCTTATAAATAATCTTAAAGTACCTCAAGAAAATATTAAGCTTTGGCTTGATGTTGATGCGACAAAATCCGCGCTTAATGAAGAACTTCAATATGAGATATCAAATCTTACTGAAAGTGATCGATTTATTTTCTATTATGCTGGTCATGGATTTTATGATGGAGGATATAACAAAATAACAACGTGGGACACTCACCCCAATAATATACAAGAAACTACTGTTTCACTAAACCGAATATTAATGGAGCCACTAAGAAACTCAAGATGTAATCAATGTTTGATATTTATAGATGCATGTGCGAGTTATATTGATGAGCAATTAGTTAGCAGAGATTTTATTGCTGATATGAATACCAAAGAGTTTAGCGATTTTGTGCGATCAAGCAATTATAGAGCTATGTTTCTGTCATGTTCACGTGGAGAGAAATCATACGGTAGTCCAGAACTAGGACATGGAATATGGACACATTTTCTGATAAAGGCATTAAATGGAGAAGCCCCCGAAGCAGTTGAACGTGAACGATTTATTACTAGCACATCATTGCAGAATTATTTAAGCAAAATAGTTCCGGATTATATTAAATCTAGTACAGACATAAGAGGAACTCAAAAACCATGGGCCGAAGTCTCTAGCTCAAATACATTTATTATTTTTGAAGTTTCAGGAGCTAGTTCTGAAGGAAGTAATAATTATATTGATTCTATATTTATTCCTGAAAGACTTATTATTGATTTTGAAAATGACTTGATAATTGCTTATCTTAGAGGTCTCGAGAATGATGGAAGACATTTTCTAATGTATGATTATGAAGGATTGAAAGAAATAGATGTAGAGGCGTATTGTATAAGGATTAGTAAGCTTAAGAATGAAATAAGAAAGATATTAGAAGAAATTATGGATTTTCTAATGGAGTACGAGTGGGAGGAAGAAGTTATATTTGAGAGAAGTGATGATAAATTCAACATTAGTGCATTTCTTTACGAAGATGACAAAACGAGAGAAATAACTGTTTCTCTGGGGCTATCCTTGAAAATTTCAGGCCTACACCCAATGGGTGATACAATATTTGATTCTGAATTCGACGTTGCTAACGATGAACTTAAAATATATACAGATTCTAGTGATTACAATGTAGAGGAAGTAGAGATTCAAGAAATCTTTTCGGATTGCTGGGATGAAATTAGAAGATATTTTTTGCTTGAAAAGGAAATTGAAAAAGAATTATTAAATGAAATTGACGAGTAA
- a CDS encoding ABC transporter substrate-binding protein: MNKGTKRRAAGSMAHADHKSRFLMGWMLALVLVLTACGAGAGTNGGNESATTPTDTPSNEAPQTAGAFPVTISHKKGEYTLNEKPKKIAVLDVKFLDQLLAIGEQPAGSVIAEGNTTFPEYLGDKPGDVQVLGTRDKPNLEAIVALDPDLILMTDFQEKEYERVSKIAPTIVLDFYEDWRDTLDTVAAITGKQAEAETVRKAYEDKIAGLKEKLSEKLGKETVALIRPRKEGIRVHGLEHRTGGILYEDLGLKMPALVQKIKDDTSVEISMEKVPEIGADHYFVLSDELFAAEAEALDSSSVWKSLDAVKNNRAYDVNSTLWIAYYGPLAINIIVDQASEALLGSN; encoded by the coding sequence ATGAATAAAGGAACAAAGAGGCGAGCTGCCGGAAGCATGGCACATGCTGACCATAAATCACGATTTTTAATGGGCTGGATGCTGGCCCTTGTTCTTGTACTGACGGCTTGCGGTGCCGGAGCAGGTACAAATGGCGGCAATGAGTCTGCTACAACTCCAACGGACACGCCTTCGAATGAAGCGCCTCAGACTGCCGGAGCCTTCCCGGTTACGATCTCGCATAAGAAGGGTGAGTATACGCTTAACGAGAAGCCCAAAAAAATTGCTGTGCTTGATGTCAAATTTCTGGATCAATTGCTAGCCATTGGCGAGCAGCCGGCAGGCAGTGTTATCGCTGAAGGCAATACCACATTTCCAGAATATTTAGGCGATAAGCCGGGTGACGTACAGGTTTTAGGTACACGGGACAAGCCCAACCTGGAAGCGATTGTAGCATTGGACCCGGATCTTATTTTAATGACTGATTTTCAAGAGAAAGAGTATGAGAGAGTAAGCAAAATAGCGCCCACAATCGTACTTGACTTCTACGAGGATTGGCGAGATACGTTAGATACGGTGGCTGCGATCACAGGTAAGCAGGCAGAGGCAGAAACTGTGCGTAAGGCTTATGAGGACAAAATTGCAGGACTGAAGGAGAAGCTGTCGGAGAAGTTGGGAAAGGAAACGGTAGCACTTATTCGTCCGAGAAAAGAAGGCATTCGTGTTCATGGTCTTGAGCATCGAACAGGCGGCATTCTGTATGAGGATTTGGGCTTAAAAATGCCTGCATTAGTCCAGAAGATCAAAGATGATACCTCCGTTGAAATCTCGATGGAGAAAGTTCCTGAGATTGGAGCAGATCATTATTTTGTTCTGTCTGATGAATTGTTTGCGGCAGAGGCAGAGGCTTTGGATAGCAGTTCAGTATGGAAATCCCTTGATGCAGTCAAAAATAACCGTGCATATGATGTTAATTCTACACTTTGGATCGCTTATTATGGCCCACTTGCAATTAATATTATTGTAGATCAGGCATCGGAAGCACTGTTGGGATCGAATTAA
- a CDS encoding DUF2569 family protein, with product MQLSQNSMSGIKGWLLFFVIYSFYLLISNLIDLYFEFYIYMLVGTIGWNLARTISVGIYLFSEVLIIVSLVLILKKKRKGPNIIIQIEIITIIFGFLNFILTINKIDELPSLISTIIFGSIWILYFKNSKRVKATFES from the coding sequence AGAATAGTATGAGTGGAATTAAAGGCTGGCTGCTTTTCTTTGTGATCTATTCTTTTTATCTACTTATAAGTAATTTAATAGATCTTTATTTCGAATTTTATATTTATATGTTAGTTGGAACAATTGGTTGGAATCTTGCTAGAACTATTTCTGTCGGAATATATTTATTTTCTGAAGTCTTAATTATTGTTTCTCTAGTGCTTATATTGAAGAAGAAAAGGAAAGGACCAAATATAATAATTCAAATTGAAATAATCACTATAATATTTGGATTTTTAAACTTCATTCTCACAATTAACAAAATAGATGAACTCCCAAGTTTAATCTCTACAATTATTTTTGGATCAATATGGATTTTGTATTTTAAAAACTCAAAACGAGTCAAAGCAACATTTGAAAGTTAA
- a CDS encoding NUDIX hydrolase, which translates to MNYIRELRELVGTRPIIMAGACVILIDDEGRLLLQQRTDNGLWGLPGGSMEPGENMKEVASRELFEEVGLKAEELELLDIFSGPELYYRYPHGDEVYNVVAAYICKEYSGIIKGDEAEVQDIRFFDLNKIPNQISPPDLPIITRFLNEVRS; encoded by the coding sequence TTGAATTACATAAGAGAATTACGAGAGTTAGTAGGTACCCGACCTATAATTATGGCAGGAGCATGTGTGATTCTCATAGATGATGAGGGACGATTATTATTGCAGCAAAGAACTGACAATGGTCTATGGGGATTACCAGGAGGTTCAATGGAGCCTGGTGAGAATATGAAGGAGGTTGCAAGCCGGGAACTTTTTGAAGAGGTAGGCTTAAAAGCTGAAGAGTTAGAATTACTTGATATATTTTCAGGCCCGGAACTTTACTATCGATATCCGCATGGAGATGAAGTATATAACGTAGTTGCAGCTTATATATGTAAAGAATACAGTGGAATAATTAAAGGTGATGAAGCTGAAGTACAAGATATACGATTTTTTGATTTAAACAAGATACCCAATCAAATAAGTCCTCCCGACCTACCGATAATAACAAGATTTTTAAATGAAGTAAGATCATGA